DNA sequence from the Caulobacter segnis genome:
CCCCGCCTGGCGCGCCAGTCCCCCCGATCCTTCCGCCCGTCGATGGAAACCTCCTTCTCGACCGATCCAAGTTCGCCGCCTCCTTCGCCGCTGATGTGAAGCCGGCGGATGCGGCCTTCATGGCGGACTCGCAAGTGCCTTGGGGCGTCGCGGCTCTACAGGGCGCGATAACGACGCCGGCCTGGCGGGCCAAGCCCAGCTGGTATCTGGTCGCCACCGACGACAAGATGATCCCGCCGCCGGCGCAGCGCGCCATGGCTGGACGAGCGCAGGCCGACGTCACCGAGACGCCTGGAAGCCACGCGGTCTATGTCGCCAATCCGGCCATCGTCGCACAGGTCGTCGAAAAGGCGGCTACGTCGGTTCAGGCCAAGTCGGCGGCGCGCTAAGCTCACCCGCGAATATCCAAGGTCGAGGCGGACGTGGAGCGATCAGAAGGAGCTGTTCAGGTGGGTGGTGTCGACATCCGTGTCGCGCCTTCTCGCTTCCAGGCCAGAGGCGTCTTCGCGGGCGACTTCAACCTGTTTGAACTGCGCTACGACCTCCCCCGGGTCGCGCCGCGTGGACGCGTGCCCCAGCGCACCGACGTCTACGCGGTCAGCGTCCGCCTTGCTCCGGAGTCGAGTGAAGTCGCGATGGGCGGCCGGGCGAGACTGATGTCGACCCAGGCCGGCCAGGCGCGGATCTACTACGTGCCGGATGTCGACTGGTATGCGTACCACTCGCCGCGCCACTCCCTGGAAATCCTGCTAACCCGAGAGTTCCTTGATCGGGTGACCGAGGACCTGGGGGCGCGTCCGATCGAGCAGTTGGGGTATGGCGCCGGCGTCGTGGACGACGCGGTGCTGACCCGGTTCGCCAAGATGGCTCTGCCGTTCGTGGCGCAACCAGAGTCCTTGGATCCCCTTTGGGGCGACCAGTTCATGTGGTCGTTCGCGACCTATGTGGGCGCTCGCCATGGCGATCTGGCGACCACGCGTCCGACGATTGGCGGTCTCTCACGATGGCAGATGCGCGCCGCCCGCGACATGATGGAGGCCTCACTCGCCGAGGGCACAACGATCGAGGCCTTGGCCCAGCTCTGCGGCGTGCGCAAAAGCCAGTTCGCCCATGCCTTCAGCCGCTCCTTCGGCGTCTCGCCCTACCGCTGGATGATCGAGCGTCGCATCGCTAAGGCCAGAACCATGCTGACCTCAGGCGCCTGTATCGCCGAGACCGCCTTGGCTTGTGGCTTCGTCGACCAAAGTCACCTCTCCAGGGCGTTCAAGCGCAGCGTCGGCTGCTCGCCAGGGGCGTGGCGGCAAACCCTGATGGCTTGATCCCTGCCTAGCCACGAAAGGGTAGGACGCGGATGCCAAGGCCAAAGGCCGGGCATCGGCGCCCGTCGGCGAGACCGGGGGTGCAAGCGGAGTAGCTGCCTTCACGGGGACCCGGCTGCAAGGCGCAATGCGCCTGAAGCAGGGCGGAAGGCGGCTCGAAGCGCGCCCGGGGCGGAGCCCCAAGCCTGCAGGGATCCGTCTGCGATGAAGTAACTCCCGCATCACCGCCATCTGAGACCGGGAAGCACGCCTAGGACGATCCATGTCAGCAGATTGGCGACATATCCACAGGGAAATGCGTCTATTTGTTCTTCAATGACGACAATGGCTTACCGGTCTCGGAAGTGGAAAAAGTGGTCCGTAGGGGGTCTGTAGCCCCCCTGTTGCATCCGCTGCTCCACAACACGACGCTCTTGACCGACACGGCGGTTTCGCCACCCATACCCGAAGGGATTTCCGCAATTCATGTTGCTGAGGAATCCCGCATTGTCCCTCCCCCGAAAGCCAAGCCAATCGCCGTCGCCCGCGGTGTCCGTGCGCGACCGCATCACTGTAATCATCCTCGGGATCATCAAGATCGAGGGGACGGGCAAGGGGGTGGCCTGGGCCACACGTCTGGGCATGACCGCCTTGATCATCGCGGCGCTGAAGATGCTGCTGCCGCTCGTCCATTGATCGCCCCTCAATGGCCTAGCTAGGGTGCGATCATGGAAGAAGAAAAGATCATCGGCCTGATCTTGGGCTCGTCCGTCATCGGTGGCGTGATCAGCGGTCTTATCGCTCAGGGCGCGCCGTGGTGGCGCGAAAGGCTCGCCGCCAACAAGACCGCGGCGTTCTCGGCGCTTCGCCTAGCCTTGTTGCTGGAGGAGTTCGCGGGGGACTGCGCCAGCCTGTATGGCGACCATGACACTTACCGGTCATCCCGGGGTGGGGCGGGCGCGTCTGCTAGACGCCTCCCCGAGTTGAAGGAATATCCCTCTGATATCGCCTGGCAGGCGCTTGGGACGGACCTGACCACCAAGGTTTTGCACTTCCGAGTGGTCCGTGCCGACGCCGGCGCAATGATCTCGGCGGACGCAGAGTTCGCGGACCAGTGGGACCATCCAAACCTGATCGCGGAGACAGCTCTTAAGATCGGCCTGAAGGCGCTGGCTGTAGCCCACGACCTTCGGCGAGCCCGCAAGCTGGCGCCCGCCCATGTCTCGCTCGACCGCACGACCGAGGCCTACCTGACATCGGCCCTGGCGCGGATCGCCGAGCGAAGCGCCAGGCTCGCCGCGCGTGGCCATGACGAACTGTAGAGCGTCGAAGGGACCGACGTTCGTCAGCGGGAGACGTCCTTCCGGAGGATCGTTTCCAGCTCACCGGGTTCGTAGAGCGGACTGCGATGGTCGTTCGCCTCAAGGTACTCGACATAGCCTTCGGTGGTCGGCCCGCCGAGATTGATCGCCAGCTCCTCTCCGAACAGACAGACCACCGCGTAATACTCGTTCGCAGGCGTCGCCAGGATCGTGAACCCGTGGAGCACTTGGTAGGCCTCCGCGTCGAAGAGCGCGTTCTCGTCATAGATGCGGCGTTGGTGAATCGGCCATTCGGCCGGCTGATCCCCCTGACGCGCGAACCGTCGGATGGCGGCGAGCTCAGACACGTCAAGCACTTGGTCGGTCGTAAAACCCTCGCGCAGTAAGCGGTCGGCCAAGACCTCAACACCCACCTTCGCGGCGAAACGGCTGAGAAGGCGCGTGTCTGGCGGATCCGGCACGACCACGTAGAACTGCCCAGACGAAATAGATGAGAGCGCTTGTAGGAGGCGATCTTTGTCCTCCGGTCGCCACGGCTCGACCGAAAGACCGTCTTCGGTCTGGTACAACGCGACAGCCATCCTGGCGGCGGGGAAAACCGCCTTCACGGGAATGGGCAGGCCGCGCTTGTTCCGGACTTCCTGGCGGTGGCGCAGATGAATGAAGAAGTCCGAGTTGAGGAGCGGCCCCTCCACCTTCCGGGCAAAGTAGTTGTTGCAGCGATCACAGACCACGCCGGGGGCCAACCAATGGTCCACGTTGCCGAGGCTTTCAGGCAGTATGTGCTCTCGGCTCTTTGAGCCTGCCGAGTCCTCGGCGCAGAAGATGCAGCGCACGATCCGCCCCCTTACCCGAGCCGCACAAGCCCATCGAAGGCATGGTTCAGAGCCCGCCAGTCTCCGGCCTCGAGCCTGAGAAACGGGACCTTCAGTTCGATAGCGTAATTTCTGGCGACAGCCTCGGCTCGCGCTTGTTGGTGGGCGAGAGTTTCCACACTGCGATCGGGCCTGAAGCGGGCGTCGGCGAGGCGGCGGGCGCGGAGGGCCACGGGGTCGTCATGGACGAAGGCGACCAAGTTGGGGGCCAAGCCGGCGACAGCGCTGAGCGGGACGTCGACGAGCTGTTGATCGTTGTCGATGATGCTGTGCCCGTCGAACAGCACTGGCCGGTCGGGGGCAGCCTCACGGGCTATCTGGAAAGTGGCCACCAATTTGGCCTGGTTATCACGAACCACGTCTGCGGGCGCGGTTCTCAGCGCCTCGCCAGTTGTCCGCATAGCCGCGCGCATCAGGGCGCTGGCTTCCAGATGTAGGACCTCCGGGCGCTGGGCGGATAGCTGGCTGGCGATCCAGCCCTTGCCGACGCCGGAGAGACCAAACATCGCCACCACCGGAGCCATCATCACACCTCGAACCCTAGTTCGAGGCGGCGACGGATCGGGGCGAAGCGTTCGGTCGGAAGGCTACAGATGGACTGGGGCGGGCTGCCGTTGAAGACCCCCTCGCCGGTCAGCGTCGCCAAGGGCACTGTCGGGTCCAGGTGGCCGATGAGCAAGAAATCGATCACGCGGACGGGGGCAGCCCTCTCAGCCACCATCTGGCGCAGCTCGGTCTCCGAGAAAACCGATCGCTTGGCCGTCAGGCGCACCAACTCTTCCACGTCATCGGTCTGCGAGACACGCTCGACGACGCCAACGCTGGTGATGGCTTGGGACGACAACATCCCCCCGGTCTTGGACTGGTAGAACAGCAGGACGTCGCCCGGATCCAGCTTGGTCTTGGACCGACACAGATAGACCTTCCGGATGGTGTTGCCGGGCGTGCGATCGCGTCCGCCCGTGATGAGCGCAGGCTCATCGGGAAAGAGCGGCATGGGCGCGGCGAACGCCAATTCTGGAAAGAGCTTCTGGTGGTAATCGCCTTGGATCGGAACGCAGAAGACACGAGCCGGGTCGTCGGCGACAAAGCGCGGATAGTTCGTGCGAACCGTCGTGAAGAGGTCAGGACCCGCTTCCGACCACTCAAGACGCTCCTTTGAAAGCGGCTTTTCGAATATGAGCTCGCCGTCGGCATGGGCCGCGGTCTGCAGGAAGCCGTAGTACTCCAGAAGGCGGATCAGCGTTTCCTGATTGGCGTAGGTGGTGACGTAGGTGAGATCATAGCCGTTACGCTGGGCGTACCAGAGGACCTGCTTGAGTAAGAGTTCTCCCAGCTTCTCGCCGCGGTACTCGGGGCGCACCTTGAAAGTGCAGATCTTCAGGATCTTCTCGCCTGGAAGGGTGACAGCCGCCTCGGTTCGACGCTCGTCCTTGCGCACGACGATCCCCGCCAAGGCGCTGTCCACGGTCACGACCCAGCAGGGCCGATGCTCCTGAACGCACTTGCCCCACCACACATTGAAGTCGGGATAGCCTTCGCGCAGGCTGTCAAAGATTTCGTCGGATTGATCGACCTCATAGGCCTTGCGCTCTTCGATCAGCGGCAAGGCCACGGGTGTTGGATCGAACGTCCGACGCAGCCAGGCGAGCGCATCCGCGACGGTCAGTACCTGGCTCGCCAGCGGCGACAGCTTGACCCGGCCGTGGATCCCCAAATCTTCCGTGATCAGAAGATCGACGGCCTTGAGATCCAAGGCGTGAAGCAGCGCAACATCAACTTCGTCGTTGGGCTTGCGAATAGCGCCGAACTTGGCTTCCAGCGCCGCCTTCTCGGGAAGCTTGGGGGCTTTCAGCTCCTGAAACTTGCGGACCTTGCTGAGCGAAATTTCCCGTCGGGTCGCATCCTTGTCTCGGCCGATATCCGCCAGCGCCGCCTCGTGGACGAAAACGCCGACCGTGAACTCGGCGCACTTGCGCACGAGCTCGGCCAGGGCCGGATCCACCCGCTTGGGGTCCTCCAGTCCAATGAAGACGTTCGTGTCAATTAGTAGCTTGAACGCGCTCATGATTCAGCAGGGGATAGTATTCCTGCCGAAGGTACATGAAGGATTGCGGCGCCACGAAACCAAACTGTTCCTTGAGATCCGCCGCCGCGACTTGTCGGGCGAACGGGCGGACATCTTCGAGAAGAATGGCGTAGCCCTCGTCCAGACCGCTGAAGTATCCGTCGAAGGTCTCACGATCGATGCAGGCGGCTTCGCCATGCTGTTCCCACAGATCGTCTAATTGCAGACGGCGGACGCCGCTGATGCTTGCCGAACCGACGATCGCTTGGGTCGGACTGGTTGAGTAGATCAGAATGATCGCGCCGGGCGCAACCGCCTCGGAGAAACGACGGCGAAGCTCGACGGTCTTCACGCCCTCCACGATCTTCTCGACGTGGGTGGGGTGAATGCTGACCAGAAAATCGCGCCTGCTGGACTCTTCAGCCATGCCATCATCCCACTAATTGGTGCTGGCCAGTGAATCACACCCAGATTCAGTGTCCAAGCGCTATCTGAGCGGCGCGAACCTGACCGCCGACGAAGCCAAATCCCAAGTCATTGCGCCCAGAATTGACCATGAACAAATGAAGAACATTTGAGATTCGATCAAGCGCCTCAACTACCCTCGCTCCTCGCTGCTAGGGGTTCGGCCACGCCAAAAGACGGGCTCCGCAGTCCGCCATCGTCCTCCTCGGTGGCGGGATATCCAAAGGTCGCCGCGCCTTGGGACGGCCGAGCGTGAGGGAAGCTACTCGAGGCTCGCCCGGTTGGACCTCAGCGCCTCGAGCATGAGCTGGCGCAGTCGCCCCTGCGCCGTCGCACGCTGCCTGGCGAGGGCGATGAACTTAGCGTCCGGCCGTACGAACCCGCTTGAGCCCAGCGCGTCGAAGTGTTCTTCAAACGCGGCGCACAGAACGATGAACGCATCGATCGCTTCCGGGAGCGGATCGGTTGGGATCTTGCGCGCAAGCCAAGCGTCCAAGCTCAACCCCGCCTTGGCTGCGCGGCCTTCTTCGTAGACACGCTTGGAGCCCACCAGCGAGGCCCGCAGCGCTTCAAGAACTGGCTCCCGCGGCCTGGGCTCGTAGCTGCGCACCCGCCGATTGCGTGGCCTCCGATCAAAATCAAAATTTGCGGCATAGGAAGGATCGGCGACGAAGGCGATGTGGGGCTCGCGCAGCGGCTTTGGCGTGATGTCATAGAGCTCCCCGTCGGGGCTCTTCCAGACGCAGTGAAACTCGGCGGTCAACAGACCGGGCGGCCACTCCCAGATGGTCCAGCCGTAGACGGGAGCACCACCGTCGGCGGCCACCTTGAGGCGGACGCCATCGCTGCACCAGCCGTAGCGCCCGTTCGGATCGTCGATGACCGCCACCTTCCGGAGAGGCTCTCCGCCAAGGCTCGCGCTGAAGACTTCGATGGCCGGGGTGATCTCCGCGGGCGTGGTCTCAGGGTTGTTGGCCAGCGTTCTGCGCTCGTCGGCCAGTTTCTGCGCCGCAGCGACCCTGATCTCTTCGTCCGACATCAACATCAGTGCCCCCTCTCCAAAACAGCTCAGTCTTCGTCAGGCACGGAAGGCCCGAAATTTTCCGCGTCGAGGAAGCGCCCCGTCATGTTCTGAGCGGTAATCGGCAAATCCAGAGGGCCCAGAAGGCGGTCCTTGCCCTGGGTGTTCAGGATTGGCTGCAAATCGAAGATCAGTCGCGCCTCGACAGAGTCGAGAACCTCCTGGCGCATAGCTGTGGGATGGACCCACTCGACCGGGAACGAGTGATCATCGTCGTCGTCAAGCTGCAGACCGGCGAAGTAGATCCGCTTCTTGAGCCCGTCATAGTCGGGATGATGAAGTGCGCTCAGCGCGGCGTGGCCGGACCGGAACCGATGGTGCTTGGAATTGGTCTGCCCGACATAGACGCACACCTCCTCTTCGCCTCGCTCGACGGTGATCAGATAGATCGCATAGGACCGGAGAGGCGGTTCGCCCAGGGCGGCGCGAACACGATCTGCCTCCGCCAACTCCGGCGCCCAACCCGGGAGACGCCGGCCGAGCAGCTCGCAGGCTTTTTCGATATAGGCCTGGGTTTCCTCCCAGGTGCTGTCGAAGGGCCTCAAGGCGACGTTGCACGCCTCGTGAAGATCGACCCTTAGGTCAATGGCCAGCCAGGCATGCCGGAGGAAGAAATCCTCCTGCGTGATGTAGGCCAGAGACTTCTGGTAGTAGCGCCCGCCCGAAAGCCAGGGCGTAAGAGGTCGGTCGTAGCTCATCGGTGGGTCTGTCGATTTTGGATCAGCCTCAGAGATCCGCCGCGCCGTCGAGGTCAGTGAGCCGTTCGGGCATCTCCAACAGCTTGAGGGCGGCGGCGGTGATCGCTTCGGCGATGGAGGGATAGGTTTCGGCGGAGCTGATGGCCACGCCGGTCGGGAAGGTGATGGTGGCTTGGTAGCCGTTGCCCTTGGGCGTGGCGCTCAGCGTGATCTCCGACATCACCACAATCTCCTTCATGCGGGCGAACGCGCCCTGATCCTCGCGCGCCCGATCGTTGGCGGCCAAGCTCAATCCGGTGCGAAGTACTTCGCGAATTCGCCTTGAACGGGGATCTCGTAGGCCTGCGCCAGGGCGACAAGCTGGATTCCAATCGACTTGCGCAGCGCCCGCAGCGCCTGCTCGAAGTAGCTCCAATCCGGGTCCCCCGAGGAACAGCGGAGGGTCGCCATGTCCAGGTGTTCCACGCTGTCGTAGAAATGGCGGATCGTTTGCCCAAGCGCGACGATCATCGTGTCGAGCGGACCGCCAGCCCGGCACTGCCGACGCAGCTTCGTCAGCTCGTGTCGCAGGTTGTCCAGCGACATGCGCACCCGATCGGGAAACTCCGCGTCGAACCTGGCCCAGAACACTCGACGATCTTCAATCAGCGCCACGACCTGCTCGGCGATGTCGGGCTCCAAGCGGCCAGCGCGCAGCAGCTCCAGGCTATCGGACCAACCCTTCTGGCGGATCTCCGCGATCATGTTGTCGTGGCTGCGCTTCCAGCCCCTCAGAGTGTCGACCGGGTAGCCGACGGCGTCCTTGTCGACGATGTCGCCACACTCTCGGCAGAGCCACAGCCCGTTGTCGGGGGAGCTTCGCTCTTCCGGGGACTGATTGGCGTCGTAGCGCGCAAACCCCGGCGAAGCCGCGCAGATGTGGGCGGCGTGACCGGTCTTCAGGCCACGGCTGGAATCGGATCCCGGCCCCGCCGTCAGGCGCAGGCAAAAGGGGTTGGAGCAGAAGTACGCCGCGCGCAGCGCAAGCTCGCGCTTCACGGGTTCGGGGAAGTTATCTCGGGCCATGGGTAGCTCGTGAGTTGAAAGTCGTCGGACTTCGGCGCTGACGACGTTCCGCCGAAGTCGCTACGAGATAGGCAGACAGAAGAGATACCCGCAAGTGCAATTTAAGCACTAAGGCCCGACACATCTCTCAATTTGGTCAACCAAACGGAAATTCGGTGCCTTTTTGCCACATCTGCATTTTGGTTTACCAGATCAATTGTCAATATTCACGACATGTAGCGTCAATAATACTGACACCTCGAACCAGAACAGTTTCGTTTTCCAAAATGCGAAAGCTCCTGCGAGCCGTCGCCCCCTCCGCCCAGCGCGGGACGAAACTAAATCGCCGATCGGCTCTGAAAAAAGTTGGCGACCTATCCGTCCTAACGGCATGGCCCCTCGCTCCAGCCCGCCGAAACGCTCACCCGACCGGAAGGCAAGCCTGAACCTGGAGCGGATCGCTGGACGGTTGATGCTCATGGCGGCGGCCTGCGCCGGCATCGTGGGGCTGCTGGCGATGGCGCCGACTCCGCAAGACGACTTCGCTGCGCTTCGTCAGCTCTATTCCGGCCCGCCAGCGACTTGGCCTCGCCCGGTCTTGGATCCGGGCGCCAAGTTCGAGGAGTTTGGCCCACTGCCGCCTGCCGACCCGAACGCCAACCCCGCGCTGGTCGAGCTTGGCCGCAAGCTCTTCGAAGAGCCTCGCCTGTCGAAGTCTGGCCAGATCGCCTGCTCGACGTGCCATGTTCCGGAGCTGATGTTCGCCGACAGCTTGCGAACCTCGTTCGGCCACGATCGCCAACGCGGCAAGCGCAACGCCCCATCCTTGATGACCTCGGCGTTCAGCAGCTCTTTTTTTTGGGACGGCCGGGCCAGCGATCTGGAGACCCAGATGCTTGAGCCCCTGACACACGCCGATGAGATGGCGGCCAACCCGCGCGAGATCGAACGCTGGATCAACAAGGACGCCGACTACAAGGCGGGCTTCGCGCCCTTCGTGAAACGACGGATCGCACTGCCGGACGTGGGTAAGGCCATCGCGGCCTATGAGCGCTCTCTTCGGCCCAAAACCCGATGGGACCGAGTGTTCACCGATGGGACCAAGGTGCTTAGCGACCGGCAGCTGCAGGGCCTACACCTGTTTCGCACCAAGGCCGGTTGCGCCAATTGCCATAGCGGCCCAACCCTGAGCGACGGCGGCTTCCACAATCTTGGCCTCAGCTTCTATGGACGACCCAACCAGGACCTGGGCCGCTACAACGTCACCGGCGATCCGGCCGACGTCGGCGCCTTCAAGACGCCCTCCTTGCGCGCCGGGCTCTATACACGGCCCTACATGCACAACGGCTTCTTCCCGTTCCTGGGCGCGGTGGCGCTCTTCTACAATGGCGGCGGGTTTAAGGATCCGACCGAGCAGGCGACCAATACGACCGCCCCGCCGCCGCGTCCCGATCCGCTGATGAAGAAGCGTGACCTCACCCCCGAGGAGCGGGAAGCGCTGGTGGCGTTCCTCGAGACGCTTTGACCCTCTGCGCAAACCCGTCGCGCCATGGAAGAAGTTGACCCATCAGCTTGCTCAGGTTGAGTGGGTGAGGCAGGCTAGCTTGACCGGGAACGGCCTAGGGCGCTCGAAAATCCATGGCCAAGCCTCAGCGAACCAAACGGCGAAGACCAGCCAAGTCGTCAGGACCAGCACCGATCTATCGCGATGCGATCTCGGCCTGGCTGGCGTTTCAGAAGGTCGGTGGCCTCGACCTGGCCGATCGCGACGCGGATCTGGAAGCGGCAATCCTGATCCGGATCGGTCAGCCCTGGGCAAGAACCCTGAGGGACGCGCTGATGATGGCGTCGACGGACGACCTCGTCCGAGCTCTTTTCCTAGCGGTCGCGCCCTTCGTCGAAATGTTTCGTTCGACGCTCGAGTTCTTCAAGGCGGCAGGCGCGGCCGAAGGGCGAGATCAGTGGTCCATCAAGATTGAAGGCAATCACCTGGGACTTGAGGAGTTTCAGAAGTTCATCGCCGCCGCCTCCGAGGTCGCGAGTGAACTGGAGGCGCCGGACATGGAGCGGAACCTGTCCTTTGACCTTTTGGGCATGCTTGAAGGCACCTTGGAATCACGAGTTCGCGAAGGTCCGTCGGGAGATTCTGGGGTCGACGCCTGGCTTAGCGCTTACAAATCGGACGAGTTTCCCGATCTTCCCGAAAGCCTGGCTTCGCGCCCGCTTCCGCCGTCGCTAGTCGATCTGCGCGCCATGATCACCGCCCGGATCGCGATTGCTCGAGCCGCTATCGGAACCCGTCGTGGACTTGGCTCAGTGCCTTGGCGTGAATGGAGCGAGTCCGAACACGACGCATACGACCCGAAGAACGTCGTCCAGGATGAGACGGATGGCTGGCTGGGACGCGCCGTCTTGGGCCTGCAAGCGGTTGTAACCGCTGGCGCCGCTGCGACCACGAAGGCCGCTACTCGCCTAGACTTCCTTACCGCCGCCCCCCGGCGGACATTGCAGTACGCGGCGCGCGCCGACCAGCTCGAGCGCATCCTCTCGCTGCCGGTCTGGCGTCACCGCCACGAACTTTACGCCGTATGGGTCGCGACGGAGATCATCGGAGCCCTTCCGACCCATGAGATCCAACTCCATCAGGAGAACGGCAAGATCGTCTTCGCCTTCAAGGAAACCGAAGTCGCTCGGATCGTGTCGGCAAGCCCAGAGCGACGGCTGCTGTCGGAGCGGCGGGTCGAACTGGCCGATCCGATCGGCAAGGGACGCACGGGCGGCGTTCAGCCCGACTATGGGATCTGGTCGCAGGACCCCGGTGGCGAGCGCTGCCGCCTGATCATCGAGGTAAAGCACTACAAGCGGTCCAAGTCGGGCTCCTTCCAGGATGTTCTGACGGACTACGCCAGGGCGCACCCCTCGGCCAAAATCGCCTTGGTCAATCACGGCTCGATCCCGTCATCGATCCTCGATGGGGTCGATAGGATGGTGCGCCATCGCTGTAGTGCGATCGGTGACCTGACCACTCGTCATGATGCGCCGCGCGAGGCCCTCGAACGCCTGGTCCGGGAGGCCGTGGGCGAGCCCAGTCGCCCAAAACGCAGGGCCGGATCGGCTTCACCGGCGCTCCTCATCGATGTGTCGGGATCCATGGGCGACGCCTTGCGCCATGACATCCGCACGATCGTCGCCGATCATGCCCGCCACGAGAGGGTCGAGGTCGTCGCCCTGGTCGACGTGGAGCACATCGGGACGATCTCCATCGATCAGCTGGCCGACGGTCGGCTCGGAGACCTTCCTTCGCGCGGAACGAATCTTCGGCCTGCCGCGCTCGAACTCGTCGATACGCACGATCTGATCCTGGCGTTCACGGACCGAGAAGGCTTGAACCAGCTACGCGCCTCGCCCTTCACACTACGGATCCTCGAGACCTGGGGAGAGGTCTTTCTGGCCAGCGTCTGGCGCGACGGCGGGCGTTGATCAACGCGTCAGGGCGTCGCGAATTCCACCGGCACCACCAGCTCGATCACCTCGCCGGCGACCGTCTCCGGCGGCTTGGGTAAGGGCGCCGCGCGCTGGGGCAGGCTCACGGCCTCGCGGTCGAGCATGGCGAAGCCTGAACTGGCTTCCAGACGCGCCGAGAGAACCTTGCCCTGTCGGTCCATCGTGAACCGAACATAGACGACGCCTTGCTGCCGTCGAACCAGCGCGGCCGCGGGATAGCGGCGGTGCTTGTCGAGCTGGGCCAGCACGCGCCCCTGCCAACTGTCGGGCGCATTGGTGGCCACGCGCGGCGCGGGCGGGGCGGTGATCGAGGGCGGCGCGCCCTGGACCTGGGGCGCCTTGGGTTCGGGCCTGGGCGGGCTGATCGACAGGGTCTCGGCCGCCGGCACGGCGGCTGGACGCGGTTGTATCGGCGGCGTCGGCGGACGCGGCTCAGCGCGCTTTTCGTCGGTCTTGGCCTGGGGCCTGGGCGTGTCTTTCTGGACGCGAGGCGGCGACGTCGGTGGGGCCAGGGCGACGAAGATCACCGGCGCTTCGACCATCTGGGGCGGCGGCTCGGGCAGCCGCAGGAAAAGCGCCACGCCGAGAGCGACGTGCGCCAAGAGTGAGACCAGGCCCGCCACCATCGACGGGCCCGGCCGCCTGGGCCGCGGCGCGTTGGCTCTGGCCAGCGCGCCGTTTTCCAGGGCGAGGATCACTAGAAGTCCACGGCCAGGGACGCGCGGACCGATCGCGGCGCGCCGATGGTCAGGACGCCGCGCGAGGCGGCCGCCCAGTAGTCCTTGCCCAGCAGGTTGTCGGCCGTGACCGACAGCTTGGCGGGACGACCCTTGATGTCGAAGGCATAGCGCACGCCCGCGTCGAAGCGGGTCCAGTCGGGGATGCTGCGAGCCTTGGTGGTGGTCAGATCGATATATTCGCGGCTGGTGTAGACGACCCGGCCGGTGACGGTCAGGCCCGGCACCTTG
Encoded proteins:
- a CDS encoding ASCH domain-containing protein, which codes for MAEESSRRDFLVSIHPTHVEKIVEGVKTVELRRRFSEAVAPGAIILIYSTSPTQAIVGSASISGVRRLQLDDLWEQHGEAACIDRETFDGYFSGLDEGYAILLEDVRPFARQVAAADLKEQFGFVAPQSFMYLRQEYYPLLNHERVQATN
- a CDS encoding ATP-binding protein translates to MAPVVAMFGLSGVGKGWIASQLSAQRPEVLHLEASALMRAAMRTTGEALRTAPADVVRDNQAKLVATFQIAREAAPDRPVLFDGHSIIDNDQQLVDVPLSAVAGLAPNLVAFVHDDPVALRARRLADARFRPDRSVETLAHQQARAEAVARNYAIELKVPFLRLEAGDWRALNHAFDGLVRLG
- a CDS encoding cytochrome-c peroxidase; translated protein: MSIFTTCSVNNTDTSNQNSFVFQNAKAPASRRPLRPARDETKSPIGSEKSWRPIRPNGMAPRSSPPKRSPDRKASLNLERIAGRLMLMAAACAGIVGLLAMAPTPQDDFAALRQLYSGPPATWPRPVLDPGAKFEEFGPLPPADPNANPALVELGRKLFEEPRLSKSGQIACSTCHVPELMFADSLRTSFGHDRQRGKRNAPSLMTSAFSSSFFWDGRASDLETQMLEPLTHADEMAANPREIERWINKDADYKAGFAPFVKRRIALPDVGKAIAAYERSLRPKTRWDRVFTDGTKVLSDRQLQGLHLFRTKAGCANCHSGPTLSDGGFHNLGLSFYGRPNQDLGRYNVTGDPADVGAFKTPSLRAGLYTRPYMHNGFFPFLGAVALFYNGGGFKDPTEQATNTTAPPPRPDPLMKKRDLTPEEREALVAFLETL
- a CDS encoding GNAT family N-acetyltransferase yields the protein MSAFKLLIDTNVFIGLEDPKRVDPALAELVRKCAEFTVGVFVHEAALADIGRDKDATRREISLSKVRKFQELKAPKLPEKAALEAKFGAIRKPNDEVDVALLHALDLKAVDLLITEDLGIHGRVKLSPLASQVLTVADALAWLRRTFDPTPVALPLIEERKAYEVDQSDEIFDSLREGYPDFNVWWGKCVQEHRPCWVVTVDSALAGIVVRKDERRTEAAVTLPGEKILKICTFKVRPEYRGEKLGELLLKQVLWYAQRNGYDLTYVTTYANQETLIRLLEYYGFLQTAAHADGELIFEKPLSKERLEWSEAGPDLFTTVRTNYPRFVADDPARVFCVPIQGDYHQKLFPELAFAAPMPLFPDEPALITGGRDRTPGNTIRKVYLCRSKTKLDPGDVLLFYQSKTGGMLSSQAITSVGVVERVSQTDDVEELVRLTAKRSVFSETELRQMVAERAAPVRVIDFLLIGHLDPTVPLATLTGEGVFNGSPPQSICSLPTERFAPIRRRLELGFEV
- a CDS encoding energy transducer TonB, with the translated sequence MILALENGALARANAPRPRRPGPSMVAGLVSLLAHVALGVALFLRLPEPPPQMVEAPVIFVALAPPTSPPRVQKDTPRPQAKTDEKRAEPRPPTPPIQPRPAAVPAAETLSISPPRPEPKAPQVQGAPPSITAPPAPRVATNAPDSWQGRVLAQLDKHRRYPAAALVRRQQGVVYVRFTMDRQGKVLSARLEASSGFAMLDREAVSLPQRAAPLPKPPETVAGEVIELVVPVEFATP
- a CDS encoding alpha/beta hydrolase, giving the protein MSKALTILATAAGLATATMATAAETARPTIVLVHGGFVDGSGWQGVYRQLTKDGYPVTVVQNPTTSLADDVAVTKRAIAAAPGKVILVGHSYGGVVVSEAGNDPKVAGLVYIAAFAPDAGESVSSLIANPPPGAPVPPILPPVDGNLLLDRSKFAASFAADVKPADAAFMADSQVPWGVAALQGAITTPAWRAKPSWYLVATDDKMIPPPAQRAMAGRAQADVTETPGSHAVYVANPAIVAQVVEKAATSVQAKSAAR
- a CDS encoding HNH endonuclease: MRCIFCAEDSAGSKSREHILPESLGNVDHWLAPGVVCDRCNNYFARKVEGPLLNSDFFIHLRHRQEVRNKRGLPIPVKAVFPAARMAVALYQTEDGLSVEPWRPEDKDRLLQALSSISSGQFYVVVPDPPDTRLLSRFAAKVGVEVLADRLLREGFTTDQVLDVSELAAIRRFARQGDQPAEWPIHQRRIYDENALFDAEAYQVLHGFTILATPANEYYAVVCLFGEELAINLGGPTTEGYVEYLEANDHRSPLYEPGELETILRKDVSR
- a CDS encoding helix-turn-helix domain-containing protein, with protein sequence MGGVDIRVAPSRFQARGVFAGDFNLFELRYDLPRVAPRGRVPQRTDVYAVSVRLAPESSEVAMGGRARLMSTQAGQARIYYVPDVDWYAYHSPRHSLEILLTREFLDRVTEDLGARPIEQLGYGAGVVDDAVLTRFAKMALPFVAQPESLDPLWGDQFMWSFATYVGARHGDLATTRPTIGGLSRWQMRAARDMMEASLAEGTTIEALAQLCGVRKSQFAHAFSRSFGVSPYRWMIERRIAKARTMLTSGACIAETALACGFVDQSHLSRAFKRSVGCSPGAWRQTLMA